A part of Desulfomicrobium baculatum DSM 4028 genomic DNA contains:
- a CDS encoding carbohydrate kinase family protein: protein MRHKTSLEQPVTHQAPTGEGLSPAILLFGEILADVFPDRAVLGGAPFNVARHLAAFGQRPLVISRLGDDALGIQALDSMEDQGMDISGVQIDPELPTGRVEVHIENEGHRFEILPRQAYDFIDPASAAVAAEAAAPALIYFGTLSQRHHTSRQALAHVLQNTTAPRFLDINLREPWYDEDTVRLSLQNADVVKLNDEELRNLAEMFKAGAGLAQAQGAELKRMFDIKRLIVTCGKDGAWQLDGNDDLFIASPGKELSRIVDTVGAGDAFSAACILGMRLGWPETTALMRARDFAAAICEIRGAVPDDRKFYQAFFKEWEL from the coding sequence ATGAGACACAAGACCAGCCTGGAACAACCCGTCACGCATCAAGCGCCCACGGGTGAAGGCCTGAGCCCCGCCATCCTCCTTTTTGGAGAAATTCTGGCGGACGTTTTTCCCGATCGCGCGGTTCTTGGCGGCGCCCCTTTCAACGTCGCCCGGCATCTGGCGGCCTTCGGTCAAAGACCGCTTGTGATCTCCCGCCTGGGAGACGACGCCCTTGGCATTCAGGCCCTTGACAGCATGGAAGACCAGGGCATGGATATTTCCGGAGTCCAGATCGACCCGGAGCTGCCCACGGGACGGGTAGAGGTTCATATCGAGAATGAGGGGCACCGCTTTGAAATCCTGCCGCGGCAGGCCTACGACTTCATCGACCCTGCAAGCGCGGCGGTCGCAGCCGAAGCCGCAGCTCCCGCGCTCATCTATTTCGGAACCTTGAGCCAGCGCCACCACACCTCTCGGCAGGCGCTGGCCCACGTGCTGCAAAACACCACCGCCCCACGCTTTCTGGACATCAACCTGCGCGAACCCTGGTATGACGAGGACACGGTGCGTTTGTCGCTGCAGAACGCAGACGTCGTGAAATTGAATGACGAGGAATTGCGGAACCTGGCCGAGATGTTCAAGGCCGGCGCAGGCTTGGCGCAGGCGCAGGGAGCGGAGCTGAAGCGCATGTTCGACATCAAGCGCCTGATCGTGACTTGCGGGAAAGACGGGGCCTGGCAACTGGACGGAAACGATGACCTCTTTATCGCCTCCCCCGGCAAGGAACTCTCGCGCATCGTCGACACGGTGGGCGCTGGCGACGCTTTTTCCGCCGCATGCATTCTCGGCATGCGGCTGGGCTGGCCGGAGACCACGGCCCTGATGCGAGCACGCGACTTTGCAGCCGCCATCTGCGAAATTCGGGGAGCGGTTCCTGATGACCGGAAATTCTACCAGGCATTTTTCAAGGAGTGGGAACTGTGA
- a CDS encoding HAD family hydrolase, giving the protein MKKRRKPVKKPLFIVLISIHGLVRGHDMELGRDADTGGQVKYVVELTRALGERPDVEKAILLTRRVVDEAISPDYAQVMEPLSDKASIVRIECGEEKYLRKELLWDSLDNFSDNVFTFLKSQERVPDLLHSHYADAGYVGARLSHQLGIPLVHTGHSLGRSKRLRLLASGISRGQIEDTYKMSRRIEAEETTLSAAERIITSTGQEIEEQYGLYDFYQPERMCVIPPGTDLDHFYPPRESEKGSPIARELKRFLHRPTKPMVLALSRPDPKKNIVTLIDAYGESPQLQEAANLVVVAGNRDDIQDMDDGARGVLNDILLAVDRHDLYGKVAYPKHHRPEEVATLFRLAAASRGVFVNPALTEPFGLTLLEAAACGLPIVATEDGGPIDIIRNCRNGHLVDPLDKEAMAETILRTLVDKKEWRSFAKNGLSGVRRHYSWQAHVEKYLDEIRPLVEKTAPLIRMAPIRRRSISRKQALFAELDLSLIGENYSLTALMQTLHAHRKTVLFGIVTGRRLDSALATLRKHKIPQPDVLISGQGTEIHYAPSLTQDTIWERHINHLWDPRAVRETLREIPGLSLQPKKHQSAFKISYYIDTSVISGQQVRQLLQHNEQAVNVLVSFGQYLDVLPLRASKGLALRWCSEQLDFPLESTLVAGVTGADADMLRGNTLGTVVDNRHITELSELANIEGIHFSEASFAAGILDAMAHYGFPAQEEGAS; this is encoded by the coding sequence GTGAAAAAACGCAGAAAGCCCGTCAAGAAACCACTGTTCATAGTACTGATCAGCATTCACGGACTGGTGCGCGGACATGACATGGAATTGGGGCGTGATGCGGACACCGGCGGACAGGTCAAATACGTGGTCGAACTGACCCGCGCCCTTGGCGAACGCCCGGATGTGGAAAAGGCCATCCTGCTGACCCGCAGGGTTGTCGACGAGGCCATCAGTCCCGATTACGCGCAGGTGATGGAGCCGCTCTCCGACAAGGCCAGCATCGTGCGCATCGAATGCGGCGAGGAAAAATACCTGCGCAAGGAACTGCTGTGGGACTCGCTGGATAATTTTTCCGACAATGTGTTCACCTTCCTCAAAAGCCAGGAACGCGTCCCCGACCTCCTGCACAGCCATTACGCCGACGCGGGCTATGTCGGAGCCCGACTCTCGCATCAGCTCGGCATCCCGCTGGTTCATACCGGCCACTCCCTGGGGCGCAGCAAACGGCTGCGGCTGCTGGCCAGCGGCATTTCGCGGGGGCAGATCGAGGACACATACAAGATGTCGCGCCGCATCGAAGCGGAGGAAACCACGCTCAGCGCGGCCGAGCGCATCATCACCAGCACCGGGCAGGAGATCGAGGAGCAATACGGCCTCTACGATTTCTATCAGCCTGAACGCATGTGCGTGATCCCCCCGGGCACGGACCTGGACCACTTCTACCCGCCCCGCGAAAGTGAAAAAGGGAGCCCCATCGCCCGCGAGCTGAAGCGCTTCCTGCATCGGCCCACAAAGCCCATGGTGCTTGCGCTCTCGCGGCCGGACCCGAAAAAGAACATCGTGACCCTCATTGACGCCTACGGGGAATCCCCCCAGTTGCAGGAGGCCGCCAACCTGGTCGTCGTTGCCGGCAACCGCGACGACATCCAGGACATGGACGACGGAGCGAGGGGCGTCTTGAATGACATCCTGCTCGCCGTCGACCGCCACGACCTCTACGGCAAGGTCGCTTACCCCAAGCACCACAGGCCCGAGGAAGTGGCCACCCTTTTTCGTCTGGCCGCCGCATCACGCGGAGTTTTCGTCAATCCCGCGCTGACCGAGCCCTTCGGTCTGACCCTGCTCGAAGCCGCAGCCTGCGGGCTGCCCATCGTGGCCACTGAGGACGGCGGGCCCATCGACATCATCAGGAATTGCCGCAACGGCCACCTCGTCGATCCCCTCGACAAGGAGGCCATGGCAGAAACGATCCTGCGGACCCTGGTCGATAAAAAAGAATGGCGCAGCTTCGCCAAGAATGGGCTGTCCGGCGTGCGCCGCCATTATTCGTGGCAGGCGCACGTGGAAAAATATCTGGACGAGATCCGCCCCCTGGTGGAAAAAACCGCGCCGCTGATCCGCATGGCGCCCATCCGGCGCAGGAGCATCTCCCGCAAGCAGGCGCTCTTCGCGGAGCTGGACCTGAGCCTCATCGGCGAAAATTACTCGCTCACGGCGCTCATGCAGACCCTGCACGCCCACCGCAAGACCGTCCTCTTCGGCATTGTCACCGGGCGCCGCCTGGACAGCGCCCTGGCCACGCTGCGCAAGCACAAGATCCCGCAACCCGACGTGCTGATCTCCGGACAGGGCACGGAAATACATTATGCCCCCAGCCTCACCCAGGACACGATCTGGGAGCGCCACATCAACCACCTCTGGGATCCCCGGGCCGTGCGCGAGACCCTGCGCGAAATTCCGGGCCTGTCTCTGCAGCCCAAGAAGCACCAGAGCGCGTTTAAAATCAGCTACTACATCGATACTTCGGTGATCAGCGGACAGCAGGTCCGTCAACTGCTCCAGCACAACGAGCAGGCCGTGAACGTGCTCGTCTCCTTCGGCCAATACCTGGACGTGCTGCCGCTCAGAGCCTCCAAAGGCCTGGCGCTGCGCTGGTGTTCCGAACAGCTGGACTTTCCATTGGAGAGCACCCTGGTCGCCGGAGTCACCGGAGCCGATGCCGACATGCTGCGCGGCAACACCCTGGGCACGGTGGTGGACAACCGACACATCACGGAGCTGTCCGAGCTTGCGAACATCGAGGGGATCCACTTTTCGGAAGCATCCTTCGCGGCGGGGATTCTCGACGCCATGGCCCATTACGGATTCCCCGCCCAGGAAGAAGGCGCGTCATGA